One Amycolatopsis sp. NBC_00355 genomic window carries:
- a CDS encoding polysaccharide deacetylase family protein, protein MTEQPWLWDETTWRGHVEHVRAGRSLRPGSWPGGAKVAVALSFDSDHETPALRDGDVLPGKMAQGEYGARVGVPRLLRLLERYSAPSSFFVPAVSALLHDGEVKSYVDAGHEVALHGWIHERNTALSETEERDLAFRAADVLERLAGTRPVGIRTPSWDFSAHTLAITRELGLKYDSSLMADDDCYELLEHGEPTGVVELPVEWIRDDAPYFMMDRFASLRPYTPPRGVLSIWRDEFDAAYADGGLFQLTMHPHIIGHRSRITILTELLDHIGGHDGVWFATHAQVVDHVLGERP, encoded by the coding sequence ATGACCGAACAACCCTGGCTGTGGGACGAAACGACGTGGCGAGGGCACGTGGAGCACGTCCGGGCGGGACGCTCACTGCGTCCCGGGTCATGGCCCGGCGGCGCGAAAGTCGCCGTGGCGCTGTCGTTCGACTCCGACCACGAGACGCCCGCGCTGCGCGACGGCGACGTACTGCCCGGCAAGATGGCGCAGGGCGAGTACGGCGCCCGCGTCGGCGTGCCCCGGTTGCTGCGCCTCCTGGAGCGTTACTCGGCACCGTCGTCCTTCTTCGTACCCGCTGTGTCGGCACTTCTGCACGACGGCGAAGTCAAGTCCTATGTGGACGCCGGACACGAAGTCGCGCTGCACGGCTGGATCCACGAGCGCAACACCGCGTTGTCCGAGACCGAAGAGCGCGACCTCGCCTTCCGGGCGGCCGACGTCCTGGAGCGGCTCGCGGGCACCCGGCCGGTCGGCATTCGGACGCCGTCGTGGGACTTCTCCGCGCACACCCTCGCCATCACGCGCGAGCTGGGCCTGAAGTACGACTCGTCGCTGATGGCCGACGACGACTGCTACGAGCTCCTCGAACACGGCGAGCCCACCGGCGTCGTCGAGCTGCCGGTGGAGTGGATCCGCGACGACGCGCCGTACTTCATGATGGACCGCTTCGCCTCGCTGCGCCCCTACACCCCGCCACGCGGTGTGCTCTCGATCTGGCGAGACGAGTTCGACGCGGCCTACGCCGACGGCGGCCTGTTCCAGCTCACCATGCACCCGCACATCATCGGGCACCGCTCGCGGATCACGATCCTCACCGAACTGCTCGACCACATCGGCGGCCACGACGGCGTCTGGTTCGCCACCCACGCCCAGGTCGTCGACCACGTCCTCGGGGAGCGGCCATGA
- a CDS encoding ArsR/SmtB family transcription factor, whose product MLEIHFTDADLAKLTIAEDADPMWELLMSSYRIRRPEGEPFFGRWRRGSRSAVPASGRLLMSAVPPYGYCPDFLTPPGAPTVGDGITAVLETPARLLAADVAELAAQGTRVPPWLRRLGDGETRELRRLGTALHDYYRQCLAPDWPAIRRTVARERRRLQSSLERGGPQLLLSILHPDITWSPPVLQVRFPVEQTLHLDGRGLRLLPTFFAHGMPTTYKDPGLPPVLVYSIGHTSLDSDAEPGPSLAALLGQTRARALMTVAITRCNTSELAELTDISLATASQHASVLRASGLITSTRVGKSQIHEITPLGLGVIRAS is encoded by the coding sequence ATGTTGGAGATTCACTTCACGGACGCGGACCTGGCGAAGCTGACCATCGCCGAGGACGCCGACCCGATGTGGGAGCTGCTGATGAGCAGCTACCGGATCCGGCGACCCGAGGGCGAGCCGTTCTTCGGCCGGTGGCGCCGGGGGTCACGCTCCGCGGTCCCCGCGTCGGGGCGGCTGCTCATGTCCGCCGTCCCGCCGTACGGGTACTGCCCCGACTTCCTCACCCCGCCCGGCGCCCCCACGGTCGGCGACGGCATCACGGCGGTGCTCGAAACCCCGGCGCGGCTCCTGGCCGCCGACGTCGCCGAGCTCGCCGCGCAGGGCACCCGCGTGCCGCCGTGGCTGCGCCGCCTCGGCGACGGCGAGACGCGCGAGCTGCGCCGGCTCGGCACGGCGCTGCACGACTACTACCGCCAGTGCCTCGCCCCGGACTGGCCGGCGATCCGCCGCACCGTCGCGCGCGAGCGCCGCCGGCTGCAGTCGAGCCTCGAGCGCGGCGGGCCCCAGCTGCTGCTCTCGATCCTGCACCCGGACATCACGTGGAGCCCGCCGGTGCTGCAGGTCCGGTTCCCGGTCGAGCAGACCCTGCACCTCGACGGCCGCGGCCTCCGGCTGCTCCCGACGTTCTTCGCCCACGGCATGCCGACGACGTACAAGGACCCGGGCCTGCCGCCGGTGCTCGTCTACTCGATCGGCCACACCAGCCTGGACAGCGACGCCGAGCCCGGCCCGTCCCTGGCCGCGCTGCTCGGCCAGACCCGCGCCCGCGCTCTCATGACGGTGGCGATCACCCGCTGCAACACGAGCGAGCTCGCGGAGCTGACCGACATCTCGCTGGCCACGGCCAGTCAGCACGCGTCGGTGCTGCGGGCGAGCGGGCTCATCACCAGCACGCGCGTGGGCAAGTCGCAGATCCACGAGATCACCCCTCTGGGCCTGGGCGTCATCCGCGCCAGTTGA
- a CDS encoding GntR family transcriptional regulator has protein sequence MSEPGRVAPARRRGLADEVADRIRDAIFDGAYPPGSQLREVELSAALGVSRGPVREALLRLEREGLARSEWHRGATVTALSEQDVAELDTLRAALEQLAVALVIERAPAEGLTAVDLAVAHMARAADEHEMVRCDIGFHDAVYAAAGHRRLLEAWQAIRSQVHLFLLTRVGVEADGYLAAIPEEHRRLAAALRAGDREAALELFATHRRHAFDILTGKGPSAGR, from the coding sequence ATGAGCGAACCCGGCCGGGTCGCGCCCGCGCGGCGCCGGGGGCTGGCCGACGAGGTCGCCGACCGGATCCGGGACGCCATCTTCGACGGCGCCTACCCGCCCGGCAGCCAGCTGCGCGAGGTGGAGCTGTCCGCCGCGCTGGGCGTCAGCCGCGGGCCGGTGCGGGAAGCCCTGCTCCGGCTCGAGCGGGAAGGCCTGGCGCGCAGCGAATGGCACCGCGGCGCGACCGTGACGGCGCTGTCCGAGCAGGACGTCGCCGAGCTCGACACGCTGCGGGCGGCCCTCGAACAGCTCGCCGTCGCGCTGGTGATCGAGCGAGCCCCGGCCGAGGGGCTGACGGCCGTCGACCTCGCCGTCGCGCACATGGCGCGGGCCGCTGACGAGCACGAGATGGTCCGCTGCGACATCGGCTTCCACGACGCCGTCTACGCCGCCGCGGGTCACCGGCGGCTGCTCGAGGCGTGGCAGGCCATCCGGTCGCAGGTGCACCTGTTCCTGCTGACGCGCGTCGGCGTCGAGGCCGACGGCTACCTCGCCGCCATCCCGGAGGAACACCGTCGGCTGGCCGCCGCGCTGCGCGCCGGTGACCGCGAGGCGGCACTGGAGCTGTTCGCCACCCACCGCCGGCACGCGTTCGACATCCTCACCGGCAAGGGACCCTCAGCCGGCCGGTGA
- a CDS encoding Lrp/AsnC family transcriptional regulator: MQNEVKATDLDRRIVGALQLNGRASWGAVARHVGASESTVLRRAAQLTESRQLRVIAVVDVLRCGLGVPVLARLRCRPGTAAGVAEALAARPEVRYASVLAGSADCSAEFVLPSYRDIARLQRAGFPAAGDVHDVETFAVMRTFTSNHDWDSGELSPEAVADLRGGDVRPFEEQHWERPPEQLDEVDLAICAALGEDGRLPFKEVSRQIGTSESTVARRVDSLVRRGCLRFRTLAEPAMFGYALEFMLWLSVVPGELDRAGQQLAAHPGTKYLSATTGRFNLVGQIVLRHYGELYRHTTDVVGALPGLREADVTLQVSTLKRAWAPTPAAALEEA, encoded by the coding sequence GTGCAGAACGAAGTCAAAGCGACCGACCTGGACCGGCGCATCGTCGGTGCCCTGCAGCTCAACGGCAGGGCCTCGTGGGGTGCCGTCGCCCGGCACGTCGGCGCAAGTGAGTCCACCGTGCTGCGGCGCGCCGCGCAGCTGACCGAGAGCCGGCAGCTGCGGGTGATCGCCGTGGTCGACGTATTGCGGTGCGGGCTCGGCGTGCCCGTGCTCGCCCGGCTGCGGTGCCGGCCCGGCACGGCCGCCGGCGTCGCCGAAGCGCTCGCCGCGCGGCCCGAGGTGCGCTACGCGAGCGTGCTGGCCGGCAGCGCCGACTGCTCGGCCGAGTTCGTCCTGCCGTCCTACCGCGACATCGCGCGGCTGCAGCGCGCCGGGTTCCCGGCCGCCGGCGACGTCCACGACGTCGAGACCTTCGCCGTGATGCGCACCTTCACCTCCAACCACGACTGGGACTCCGGCGAGCTGAGCCCGGAAGCCGTCGCCGACCTGCGCGGCGGGGACGTGCGGCCGTTCGAGGAGCAGCACTGGGAGCGCCCGCCCGAGCAGCTCGACGAGGTGGACCTCGCGATCTGCGCGGCCCTGGGCGAGGACGGCCGGCTGCCGTTCAAGGAGGTCTCCCGGCAGATCGGCACCAGCGAGTCCACGGTGGCCCGCCGGGTCGACTCCCTCGTGCGCCGCGGCTGCCTGCGCTTCCGCACCCTCGCCGAGCCCGCGATGTTCGGGTACGCGCTGGAGTTCATGCTCTGGCTCTCGGTCGTCCCCGGCGAGCTCGACCGCGCGGGGCAGCAGCTCGCCGCGCACCCGGGCACCAAGTACCTCTCGGCCACCACCGGCCGGTTCAACCTGGTGGGCCAGATCGTGCTGCGCCACTACGGCGAGCTGTACCGCCACACCACCGACGTCGTCGGCGCGCTGCCCGGGCTCCGGGAGGCCGACGTGACCCTGCAGGTTTCGACGCTCAAGCGCGCGTGGGCCCCGACACCCGCCGCCGCTTTGGAGGAAGCATGA
- a CDS encoding ketopantoate reductase family protein has product MSDRRPYTVVGGGAIGGTLAFHLARAGHAVSIVDADAAHVAAIVDRGLTLRRPDGDETVDLPAFVPDNAPPVLGRVLLAVKAQATENVLQWLEPRLARDGFVVSLQNGLNEALIASYIGAERTVGAFVNLFADVAEPGVIRDGGLGALVVGEPDGRISDRVEEAVADLQAWGPAKATANVEGYLWAKLGFGAMLTTTALADAPMADLIDRHRPLMHALTAEVLTAAGDRTLEAFDQFDPAAYLPGAAGREEATDRLVAWLRTQPKDRSGIWRDIAVRHRPVEVHHHYAPVLAEADVPLLRAMLARLRDVESGAAAMSEDHLSELERSL; this is encoded by the coding sequence ATGTCTGACCGGCGTCCGTACACTGTGGTCGGCGGCGGCGCGATCGGCGGGACACTCGCCTTCCACCTCGCCCGCGCCGGACACGCGGTGTCCATTGTGGACGCGGACGCTGCGCACGTGGCGGCGATCGTGGACCGCGGTCTCACCCTGCGCCGTCCCGACGGCGACGAAACGGTCGACCTGCCCGCGTTCGTGCCGGACAACGCTCCCCCGGTGCTGGGCCGTGTGCTGCTCGCCGTCAAGGCGCAGGCCACCGAGAACGTGCTGCAGTGGCTGGAGCCGCGGCTCGCGCGCGACGGGTTCGTCGTCTCGTTGCAGAACGGGCTGAACGAGGCGCTGATCGCGTCGTACATCGGCGCGGAACGCACAGTCGGCGCGTTCGTGAACCTGTTCGCCGACGTCGCCGAACCGGGCGTCATCCGCGACGGCGGCCTGGGCGCGCTGGTCGTCGGCGAGCCGGACGGGCGGATCAGCGACCGCGTCGAAGAAGCCGTCGCCGACCTGCAGGCCTGGGGCCCGGCCAAGGCGACGGCCAACGTCGAGGGTTACCTGTGGGCGAAGCTCGGCTTCGGCGCGATGCTGACGACGACGGCGCTGGCCGACGCGCCGATGGCCGACCTGATCGACCGGCACCGCCCGCTGATGCACGCGCTCACCGCCGAGGTGCTCACGGCGGCCGGCGACCGCACGCTGGAGGCGTTCGACCAGTTCGACCCGGCGGCCTACCTGCCGGGTGCGGCCGGGCGCGAGGAGGCGACCGACCGGCTGGTCGCGTGGCTGCGGACCCAGCCGAAGGACCGCAGCGGGATCTGGCGCGACATCGCCGTCCGGCACCGGCCCGTCGAGGTCCACCACCACTACGCGCCCGTACTGGCGGAAGCGGACGTACCGTTGCTGCGGGCGATGCTGGCCCGGCTGCGGGACGTCGAATCCGGCGCCGCCGCGATGTCCGAAGACCACCTGAGCGAACTGGAGCGAAGCCTGTGA
- a CDS encoding MFS transporter has product MTTLSTTEVSHRLTAQQRKAIVAGAVGNTVEWVDWAVYATFAPVFAGQFFAGGNDTAALLSTLAVFAVGFVMRPIGGAVLGAYADRRGRKKGLTLTISLMAGASIVIAVCPTYTQIGVLAPLVLLLARLVQGFSAGGEFGSSSAFLIESAAAGRRAFAGSWQQVSVGLGSLLAALMGTILNSTLSDADLHGWGWRLAFGVAGLLGLVGLWLRQSVHETEAFTKVAAQPRRRNPVVAMVRDHPGAALRVAGVTIAGTLIYYVWVTYMPTYAHLSTGIPLKTALLANTLSMVVFIVLLPFGGLLSDRLGRKPTMTAFAVGFVVFAWPAFHFLSNGFWSVFVIELIGLVLIVGYSANCAVIMAEQFPAEVRTTGIGLPYALAVAIFGGTVPYVTTWLNANHLGNLVWVYVAAAAVVGVAVYLTMPETKGKEL; this is encoded by the coding sequence ATGACGACACTGTCTACAACGGAAGTCTCCCACCGGTTGACGGCCCAGCAGCGGAAAGCGATCGTCGCGGGTGCCGTCGGCAACACCGTGGAATGGGTCGACTGGGCTGTCTACGCCACGTTCGCCCCGGTGTTCGCCGGCCAGTTCTTCGCCGGGGGCAACGACACCGCGGCGCTGCTGTCCACTTTGGCCGTGTTCGCCGTCGGGTTCGTCATGCGGCCCATCGGCGGCGCGGTGCTCGGCGCGTACGCGGACCGCCGCGGCCGCAAGAAGGGCCTCACCCTCACCATCTCGCTGATGGCCGGGGCGTCGATCGTGATCGCGGTGTGCCCGACGTACACGCAGATCGGCGTGCTGGCGCCGCTCGTGCTGCTGCTGGCCCGGCTGGTGCAGGGCTTCTCCGCGGGTGGCGAGTTCGGGTCGTCGTCGGCGTTCCTCATCGAGTCGGCCGCGGCCGGGCGGCGCGCGTTCGCCGGGTCCTGGCAGCAGGTCTCGGTGGGCCTCGGATCCCTGCTCGCGGCGTTGATGGGCACGATCCTCAACTCGACGCTGTCCGACGCGGACCTGCACGGCTGGGGCTGGCGGCTGGCGTTCGGCGTTGCCGGGCTGCTCGGCCTGGTCGGGCTCTGGCTGCGGCAGTCGGTGCACGAGACGGAGGCGTTCACCAAGGTCGCCGCGCAGCCGCGCCGGCGCAACCCGGTCGTCGCGATGGTCCGCGACCACCCCGGCGCCGCGCTGCGCGTCGCCGGCGTCACCATCGCCGGCACGCTGATCTACTACGTGTGGGTCACCTACATGCCGACGTACGCGCACCTGTCCACCGGCATCCCGCTCAAGACGGCGCTGCTGGCCAACACCCTGTCGATGGTCGTGTTCATCGTGCTGCTGCCCTTCGGCGGCCTGCTGTCGGACCGGCTCGGGCGCAAGCCGACCATGACGGCGTTCGCCGTCGGCTTCGTGGTGTTCGCCTGGCCCGCGTTCCACTTCCTGTCGAACGGGTTCTGGAGTGTGTTCGTCATCGAGCTGATCGGCCTGGTGCTGATCGTCGGGTACTCGGCGAACTGCGCGGTGATCATGGCCGAGCAGTTCCCCGCCGAGGTGCGCACCACCGGTATCGGGCTGCCGTACGCGCTGGCCGTGGCGATCTTCGGCGGGACCGTGCCGTACGTCACGACCTGGCTCAACGCGAACCACCTCGGCAACCTCGTGTGGGTCTACGTCGCGGCCGCCGCGGTGGTCGGCGTCGCGGTGTACCTCACGATGCCCGAGACGAAGGGAAAGGAACTGTAG
- a CDS encoding SDR family NAD(P)-dependent oxidoreductase, translated as MRNVLVTGAGGGIGAAIADRFAAAGDRLVLADLRLVELSTVAGRLRADHGVEVVELPGDLADADHASGLVSQAGAVDVLVNAAGIYPATPLLEMTAATWDRVQDVNVRAALLTTVAFGRAGRPGAVVNISSGAATRARPGAAHYATSKAALEMLTKASAVELGGLGIRVNAVSPGFVTVDSDANPVTEEYAAAVSVNPLGRRGEPREIADAVFWLAGPEAGWITGAILRVDGGSTAGAAGLPLHWAGGTAVQNGGEAHV; from the coding sequence GTGCGCAACGTGCTCGTCACCGGCGCCGGCGGCGGCATCGGCGCCGCGATCGCCGACCGCTTCGCCGCCGCCGGCGACCGCCTGGTGCTGGCCGACCTGCGCCTGGTCGAACTGTCCACAGTGGCCGGACGGCTGCGCGCGGACCACGGCGTCGAGGTCGTCGAACTGCCCGGGGATCTCGCGGACGCTGACCACGCGTCCGGGCTCGTCTCCCAGGCCGGCGCGGTCGACGTCCTGGTCAATGCCGCGGGCATCTACCCCGCCACGCCGCTGCTGGAGATGACGGCGGCGACGTGGGACCGGGTCCAGGACGTGAACGTGCGGGCAGCGCTGCTGACGACTGTCGCGTTCGGACGCGCGGGCCGTCCTGGCGCGGTCGTCAACATCTCCTCCGGCGCGGCGACCCGCGCGCGGCCGGGCGCCGCGCACTACGCGACGTCGAAGGCCGCCCTGGAAATGCTGACCAAGGCGAGCGCTGTCGAACTCGGCGGGCTCGGCATCCGCGTGAACGCCGTCAGCCCGGGGTTCGTCACCGTGGACAGTGACGCGAACCCGGTCACCGAGGAGTACGCGGCGGCGGTGTCGGTGAACCCGCTCGGCCGCCGCGGCGAACCGCGCGAGATCGCCGACGCCGTGTTCTGGCTCGCCGGACCGGAGGCGGGCTGGATCACCGGCGCGATCCTGCGCGTCGACGGCGGGTCCACCGCGGGCGCGGCCGGGCTGCCCCTGCACTGGGCCGGTGGCACCGCCGTCCAAAACGGAGGGGAAGCACATGTCTGA